The stretch of DNA CGCCGCCCCCTGCCGGATCAGGCGGTTGGGGCCCGCGCTCAGCGGCGAGGTGACGGGGCCGGGGACGGCGAAGACGTCGCGCCCCTGCTCGAGGGCCATGTCGGCGGTGACGAGCGCGCCGCTGCGGTCGCAGGCCTCGACGACCACCACGCCGCGGGCCAGGCCGCTGATCGCGCGGTTGCGCAGCGGGAAGTGCCAGGCTTCGGGCTCGGAGCCGAAGGGGAATTCCGAGACGAGCGCGCCGCGCCCGGCGACCTCGTCGGCCAGCCGGGCGTGCTCCCGGGG from bacterium encodes:
- a CDS encoding DNA-processing protein DprA; translation: PREHARLADEVAGRGALVSEFPFGSEPEAWHFPLRNRAISGLARGVVVVEACDRSGALVTADMALEQGRDVFAVPGPVTSPLSAGPNRLIRQGAALAGSAADVLETYPDLAPRAAASAAAGARDAGPILGEQERRLLEIIGAAPRPIDDIIRDFAGPAQAAAALLTGLELRGLVQQLPGKIFARA